The following proteins come from a genomic window of Brevibacillus antibioticus:
- a CDS encoding GatB/YqeY domain-containing protein: MSVMERLDQDMKQAMKDRAALKLSVIRMVKAALKNEEINKGRLLSEDEVLTILTRELKQRRESLHEFEKAGRVELASKTREEIDVLSAYLPAQLSEDEIRDIVREGIAATNASSKKEMGKVMGAIMPKVKGRADGNLVQKIVSEELPS; this comes from the coding sequence ATGAGTGTAATGGAGCGACTCGATCAAGATATGAAGCAAGCAATGAAGGACAGAGCTGCTCTAAAACTCTCTGTTATTCGCATGGTGAAAGCCGCACTAAAGAACGAAGAGATTAACAAGGGCAGACTTTTGTCTGAAGACGAAGTGCTGACCATCTTGACTCGTGAGTTAAAACAACGCCGTGAATCCCTCCACGAATTTGAGAAGGCAGGCCGCGTGGAACTTGCCTCGAAAACGCGCGAAGAGATCGACGTGCTCTCCGCTTACTTACCCGCTCAGCTTAGCGAAGATGAAATTCGTGATATCGTTCGGGAAGGTATCGCAGCTACCAATGCCTCCTCCAAAAAGGAGATGGGCAAAGTGATGGGTGCGATCATGCCGAAAGTGAAAGGCAGAGCAGACGGAAACCTCGTGCAAAAGATTGTATCTGAGGAACTACCATCGTAG
- the rpsU gene encoding 30S ribosomal protein S21, with protein MAEIRVKKNESLDSALRRFKRESAKSGVMAELRKRRHFEKPSIKRKKKSEAARKRKF; from the coding sequence ATGGCAGAAATTCGAGTCAAGAAAAACGAGTCTTTGGATAGCGCACTTCGCCGCTTCAAGCGTGAAAGCGCAAAATCCGGGGTGATGGCGGAACTGCGTAAACGTCGCCACTTTGAGAAGCCTAGCATTAAGCGCAAGAAGAAATCCGAAGCAGCTCGCAAACGCAAGTTTTAA
- a CDS encoding histidine triad nucleotide-binding protein yields MEKSIFTKIMDGEIPARIEYEDEHVIVIHDIAPKARVHLLIIPRKPIPTLMDVSAEDLPLIGHIHHVAQLLAKKLELSGFRLINNCGKEGGQEVFHIHYHLLSGFYE; encoded by the coding sequence ATGGAAAAAAGTATTTTTACCAAAATCATGGACGGTGAAATTCCTGCTCGTATCGAGTATGAGGACGAGCACGTTATTGTCATCCATGATATTGCCCCAAAAGCACGTGTTCACTTGTTGATTATCCCGCGAAAGCCAATTCCCACGCTCATGGATGTAAGCGCCGAGGACCTGCCTCTGATCGGTCATATCCACCATGTAGCACAACTCTTGGCGAAAAAGCTGGAGTTGTCAGGTTTTCGCCTGATTAACAACTGCGGCAAAGAGGGTGGACAAGAGGTTTTCCACATTCATTATCACCTGTTGTCCGGTTTTTACGAATAA
- a CDS encoding UDP-N-acetylmuramoyl-tripeptide--D-alanyl-D-alanine ligase, producing the protein MKPIALDQAAINAEGILLTGSPGLALSSVHFDTRELTAGSLFVALTGGARDGHDFLLQAAEQGAVAALVSNQEKIPADLPNDFGLILVNDTLRGFQKLAAAYRKSFSFPRIAITGSIGKTTVKDIVAHVLASRSPVYKTYKNFNNHIGVPLSLLQMEEKHQAAVLELGMNHAGEIDLLASLVQPDISVITFIGESHIEYFGTREKIALAKAELLPHTALDGLVLLNKDSEYLRLIAHLYPGELMYYSVNEKADIWAEQIETVEGGTRFKVYLASGEHFEAFLPLHGRHSVLNALPAVAIAKKLGMDTEQIAYALSTVQLSAMRFEQINGKHGTVYISDAYNASPVSMEAAVRTFAELYPERARVVVLGDMYELGPDSKAMHAGVGASIQDIAERFELLVTIGEDSRHLHDAYSGKKLHFATKAEAMAALLPLRDEKHAFLFKASKGMSLWTLITDLEGHE; encoded by the coding sequence ATGAAACCAATTGCACTGGATCAGGCAGCAATCAACGCAGAAGGGATTCTGCTCACTGGTTCCCCAGGGCTTGCCTTGTCATCCGTTCACTTTGATACCCGCGAGCTGACTGCGGGATCTTTGTTTGTAGCGCTGACAGGTGGCGCACGGGATGGACATGATTTTTTGTTACAAGCAGCTGAGCAAGGAGCCGTAGCTGCTCTCGTTTCGAATCAGGAGAAGATTCCTGCGGACTTGCCAAATGATTTTGGGTTAATTCTCGTTAATGATACTCTCCGTGGCTTTCAAAAGCTGGCTGCCGCTTATCGGAAAAGCTTTTCGTTCCCTCGCATCGCCATTACCGGAAGTATCGGGAAAACAACCGTGAAAGACATCGTGGCACACGTACTTGCGAGCCGTTCGCCTGTATACAAGACATATAAAAACTTCAACAACCACATTGGTGTACCTTTGTCGTTATTGCAGATGGAAGAAAAACATCAAGCTGCTGTACTGGAGCTCGGGATGAACCACGCTGGGGAAATTGATCTGCTCGCTTCGCTGGTCCAGCCTGATATTAGCGTGATTACATTTATTGGAGAGTCTCATATTGAGTATTTTGGCACGCGTGAAAAAATCGCTCTCGCTAAGGCGGAACTGCTTCCTCATACCGCTCTTGACGGGCTCGTGCTGCTCAATAAGGATTCGGAGTATCTACGGTTGATAGCCCATCTGTATCCGGGTGAACTCATGTACTACTCTGTTAATGAGAAAGCGGATATTTGGGCAGAGCAAATCGAAACGGTTGAAGGTGGGACTCGTTTCAAAGTATACCTTGCCTCCGGAGAGCATTTCGAGGCATTCCTTCCGCTCCACGGCCGCCATAGTGTCCTGAATGCACTGCCTGCTGTCGCGATTGCCAAGAAGCTCGGAATGGATACGGAGCAAATCGCTTACGCCTTGTCCACGGTTCAGCTCTCCGCCATGCGGTTTGAGCAAATCAACGGGAAACACGGTACTGTGTATATTAGTGATGCGTACAATGCCAGCCCCGTCTCCATGGAGGCTGCCGTTCGGACATTTGCTGAGCTGTACCCTGAGCGCGCAAGAGTCGTCGTGTTAGGTGACATGTACGAGCTCGGACCAGATAGCAAGGCTATGCACGCGGGCGTTGGAGCCTCGATTCAAGACATTGCTGAGCGCTTCGAGCTGCTCGTGACAATCGGTGAGGATTCACGTCATCTCCATGACGCTTATTCGGGGAAAAAGCTGCACTTCGCGACCAAAGCAGAGGCAATGGCTGCTCTACTGCCGCTACGGGATGAAAAACATGCATTTTTGTTCAAGGCTTCCAAAGGTATGTCATTATGGACACTTATTACTGATCTGGAAGGTCACGAATAA
- a CDS encoding histidine phosphatase family protein codes for MITHVYMIRHAESLYIQDQEKTRGLSEKGWQDAQCVAEILRAEQIDVFVSSPYARAVQTIETAAKQANREIKLEPDFRERDLGAWVECFEHFVQAVEHAFANREFAFAGGESNAVAGERGLAALQEVLDHHRGQKVAIGIHGNIMTIIMNLYDPSYDFSFWKKTSMPDIYKLSFEEDQLIQVERLWNDKDKH; via the coding sequence ATGATCACACATGTGTACATGATCCGCCACGCAGAATCGCTGTACATTCAGGATCAGGAGAAAACGCGCGGATTGTCTGAAAAGGGCTGGCAAGATGCGCAATGTGTAGCAGAAATCTTGCGAGCGGAACAAATTGACGTGTTTGTCTCCAGTCCTTATGCAAGAGCCGTCCAGACAATTGAAACTGCTGCGAAGCAAGCGAATCGGGAAATCAAACTGGAACCGGATTTTCGCGAGCGCGATTTAGGTGCTTGGGTAGAGTGCTTTGAGCATTTTGTTCAGGCTGTCGAGCATGCATTTGCAAACCGTGAGTTCGCTTTCGCAGGGGGAGAATCGAATGCAGTAGCGGGGGAAAGAGGACTCGCTGCCTTGCAGGAAGTTTTGGATCACCATCGAGGCCAAAAAGTCGCGATTGGCATCCACGGAAACATCATGACGATCATCATGAATCTCTACGATCCATCATACGATTTCTCCTTTTGGAAAAAGACCTCGATGCCCGATATTTATAAACTAAGCTTTGAGGAAGATCAATTGATCCAGGTAGAACGACTGTGGAATGACAAGGACAAGCATTAA
- a CDS encoding sugar phosphate isomerase/epimerase family protein yields the protein MKLSLCTITFRHQLISFAQIVRFAHRHHFDGIELWGTHAQHLYDHDRLEMEEQVRLVRDQGMSISMLSDYLDIATSTGFQRTLEKAKRLISLAKWLHVKQIRTFAGQKASKEVRQEERARYVHHLQILCKMCQEHGIQLLVETHPNTLTDSMSSTLALLQEVNHPALKVNLDFLHVWESGADPIDAYEQLRPWVAHYHLKNISSSNHLPVFAPHNVYAPNGDREGMVLLGEGAVDYGPILEKIADTDYFASIEWFGQSPQRVLAEEVEWLRKAMMVRA from the coding sequence ATGAAACTCTCATTGTGCACAATTACTTTTCGCCACCAGTTGATTTCGTTTGCACAGATTGTTCGGTTTGCTCATCGTCATCATTTTGATGGAATCGAATTATGGGGAACCCACGCCCAACATCTGTACGATCATGATCGATTAGAGATGGAGGAGCAGGTAAGGTTGGTCAGGGATCAAGGCATGAGTATCTCCATGCTTAGCGATTATCTGGATATTGCTACTTCTACCGGATTTCAGCGTACACTGGAAAAAGCAAAAAGACTCATTTCACTGGCGAAATGGCTACATGTAAAGCAAATCAGGACGTTCGCTGGACAGAAGGCGAGTAAGGAAGTTAGGCAAGAAGAGCGGGCACGCTATGTGCATCATCTGCAAATCTTATGTAAGATGTGTCAAGAGCACGGGATTCAGCTCTTGGTCGAAACACATCCGAACACGCTTACAGATTCTATGAGTTCTACACTTGCTTTGTTGCAGGAAGTCAATCATCCTGCACTAAAAGTGAATCTTGATTTTCTTCATGTCTGGGAATCAGGTGCTGATCCGATCGATGCGTACGAGCAATTGAGACCGTGGGTAGCTCATTATCATTTGAAAAATATTTCTTCATCGAATCATTTGCCGGTATTCGCTCCGCACAATGTATATGCCCCTAACGGCGATCGTGAGGGAATGGTACTGCTCGGTGAGGGTGCTGTAGATTATGGGCCCATTTTAGAAAAGATTGCGGATACGGATTATTTTGCATCTATTGAATGGTTCGGTCAGAGTCCACAACGCGTATTAGCTGAAGAGGTAGAGTGGTTGCGGAAGGCCATGATGGTTCGTGCATAA
- a CDS encoding DUF6005 family protein, with protein MVKVHCIISCLCEVIKRRTKIDYRPYYFGIWDAEYSITDQGVVTYYIDNHEEIIKGYERLFRAKVTEWYDHSQDKASNLDMFLELIEKRTEDQYVLVQIDMSLVPERDNKFALKPFPHFLMISKTENEDEWFMFDPDFRWEGNVKKETVIKAFLENPFGGGFMVDASEIKEPTYDMIHDYFYAALKRDHNPFTTELKRLITDMAEGRNGYNLDMLLAAVTQVKVIAIRKYSYEYAFLYLQDYLQYHRDEFLRIAYKVEDIYQGFTTAQYLCVKMAMTKNMALLPPIIEALEEIDLIELEVKKELERQFVLWTQMDKSLVTVDEKGWR; from the coding sequence ATGGTTAAAGTTCATTGCATAATTTCATGCCTATGCGAAGTGATTAAGCGCCGCACAAAGATTGATTACCGTCCTTATTATTTTGGTATATGGGATGCCGAGTACTCCATTACGGATCAAGGTGTAGTCACGTATTACATTGATAATCATGAGGAGATTATCAAGGGATATGAACGACTTTTCCGAGCGAAAGTAACGGAATGGTATGATCATTCCCAAGATAAAGCCTCCAATCTGGACATGTTCTTAGAGCTAATTGAGAAGCGTACCGAGGATCAGTATGTCCTTGTTCAGATAGACATGTCGCTGGTTCCAGAACGAGATAATAAATTTGCGTTGAAGCCATTCCCGCATTTTTTGATGATCTCAAAGACAGAGAACGAAGATGAGTGGTTTATGTTTGACCCGGATTTTCGTTGGGAGGGCAATGTGAAGAAGGAGACGGTGATCAAAGCCTTCTTAGAAAATCCGTTTGGTGGCGGCTTTATGGTGGATGCGAGTGAAATTAAGGAACCAACCTATGACATGATCCACGATTATTTCTATGCAGCACTCAAACGTGATCATAATCCGTTTACCACTGAGTTGAAGCGATTGATTACAGACATGGCAGAAGGGCGCAATGGATACAATTTGGACATGTTGCTTGCGGCAGTGACTCAGGTGAAGGTGATTGCGATCCGGAAATACAGCTACGAGTATGCATTTCTCTATCTGCAAGACTACTTGCAATACCATCGTGATGAGTTTTTGCGTATTGCCTATAAAGTGGAGGACATCTACCAAGGGTTTACGACAGCACAGTACTTGTGTGTCAAAATGGCTATGACCAAGAATATGGCGTTGTTACCTCCGATTATCGAGGCGCTAGAAGAGATTGATCTGATTGAACTTGAAGTAAAAAAAGAGTTGGAACGTCAGTTTGTCCTGTGGACCCAAATGGATAAAAGTCTTGTCACTGTAGACGAAAAAGGGTGGAGGTAA
- the asbD gene encoding petrobactin biosynthesis protein AsbD, which produces MTRNERIEQIHTIMTEKLNLSHILALEESMRLNEDLHIDSIMLLQLIVYIEEDLKLVVPAHELDPRIFQTVGSLLTFVEQLEPQHVSN; this is translated from the coding sequence ATGACACGAAATGAAAGAATCGAGCAAATCCATACGATTATGACTGAAAAATTAAACTTATCGCATATCCTCGCGCTGGAGGAGTCCATGCGATTGAATGAGGATCTGCATATTGACTCGATTATGCTATTGCAACTGATCGTTTATATCGAGGAAGATTTGAAATTGGTAGTACCTGCTCATGAATTAGATCCACGAATCTTCCAAACGGTTGGATCACTGCTTACTTTTGTCGAACAGCTAGAACCGCAGCATGTATCGAATTAG
- a CDS encoding AMP-binding protein, whose amino-acid sequence MFIVNQNEISVHEWQRHKQGFESMDHFRQPEGKRYAVCIADPLDVISLVQYLREHNGSVLLIHGETPKETAYQMAVKARCFGLVYQDTKHFLSITDKHESEKPSLYQYSSGTTGDAKLIGRSWEDIQTEIHAYNQLFQGEEVLTPIVLASVTHSYGLICGVLAALERGSKPSIVTHKNPKFALQVIQDTPQHIVYGLPVFYHILSSFSREQVRFHRLMTSGAPMPEGLFLKLQGMSDILMQQYGCSEAGCVSMSKQMRTHTDLGVPLSHVAMTTGENEEHPDEIKIGIGQNEIATQDLGFWTGEGHIQFVSRMDDVINVSGLKVFPLEVEDVILKMSGTKEVVVYRGRHPVMGEIVKAQVITEGGTTPEQIREWCQDRLPGYKVPFEIQCVTSIPKTATGKISRRFVEMETISK is encoded by the coding sequence ATGTTCATTGTGAATCAAAATGAGATTTCAGTGCATGAATGGCAGAGACATAAGCAAGGGTTCGAAAGCATGGATCATTTTCGACAGCCAGAAGGAAAGAGGTACGCCGTCTGCATAGCTGACCCACTTGACGTGATTAGTCTTGTTCAATATTTACGTGAGCATAATGGCTCGGTGCTATTAATTCATGGGGAAACCCCGAAGGAAACCGCCTATCAAATGGCAGTAAAGGCAAGATGCTTTGGACTTGTTTATCAGGATACGAAGCATTTCTTGTCCATCACGGATAAACACGAGAGTGAAAAACCATCGCTCTACCAATATAGCTCTGGTACGACGGGGGACGCGAAGCTAATCGGGAGAAGCTGGGAGGATATCCAAACAGAAATTCATGCCTACAACCAGTTGTTCCAAGGCGAGGAAGTATTAACCCCGATCGTGCTGGCATCCGTGACACATTCTTATGGATTGATATGCGGCGTTTTAGCAGCACTAGAACGGGGAAGTAAGCCTTCGATTGTGACGCACAAAAATCCCAAGTTTGCTTTACAAGTGATTCAAGATACTCCCCAGCATATTGTTTATGGTCTCCCAGTCTTTTATCACATCCTATCCAGCTTTTCGCGAGAGCAGGTACGCTTTCACCGGTTAATGACATCTGGCGCTCCCATGCCAGAAGGTTTGTTTCTAAAGCTACAAGGCATGAGTGACATTTTGATGCAACAATATGGATGCTCCGAGGCGGGGTGCGTCAGTATGAGTAAACAGATGAGAACACATACAGATCTGGGGGTTCCCCTTTCCCATGTGGCCATGACAACAGGTGAAAATGAAGAACACCCTGATGAAATTAAGATAGGGATTGGACAGAACGAAATAGCGACGCAGGATTTAGGTTTCTGGACAGGAGAAGGACATATCCAATTTGTCTCAAGGATGGATGATGTAATAAACGTCTCAGGCTTAAAGGTATTTCCTTTAGAGGTCGAGGACGTCATTTTGAAAATGAGTGGGACAAAAGAAGTAGTCGTGTATCGTGGACGTCATCCGGTCATGGGAGAGATTGTGAAGGCGCAGGTGATTACAGAGGGAGGAACTACTCCTGAACAAATCAGGGAATGGTGCCAAGATCGTTTGCCAGGCTATAAAGTCCCATTCGAAATCCAATGTGTGACGAGCATTCCTAAGACAGCCACAGGAAAAATCAGCCGTCGATTCGTAGAAATGGAGACGATCAGTAAATGA
- a CDS encoding IucA/IucC family protein → MEVTIQDFSIEEALHSTQYVQVRKRVFRQCIESLLYEGIVTPGTLQEGDQTIYTLHGLDEGDLPVRYRCQGRKSASFGLVRLGKDPVTRIVYDQSGVAQQESEAISLTRFLVEVFRMNTVDEQRLKLFANDLEQTLLKDTLSQYYRVQNDIRMQGKSYDELEGDLMDGHPYHPSYKSRIGFTYADHFAYGPEFKQEVHFLWLAIHKQYSQVSIDQGRNFDDLLIEEIGREPKEAFQQIIVNHGCDPDQYAFVPVHPWQWRNHIVPGFLDDIHRKEIIVLGVGSDGHRPQQSIRTFANKSNPHKPYLKLSINVVNTSAARHLTPHSLASAPIVSRWLKGITDADSYLRDVQKVIMLQEFAAVAYDPPPASDLVEMVTFGVIGCMWRESLIPHLEAGEEAAPYNVLAAVEVDGVPFIDRWLREQGLENWLVRLLESSVVPVVHILVKHGIAMETHAQNMILVHRDGVPTRVALKDFHEDLIFCQPFLSEPDKCPNFAEVHEYYATKPDDVMFHMNDTATVRDLTLETLFLINLGQLARLLEEHYGYAEARFWEMAVQVLEGHQQRFPELAERFKRFDLFVPSVQVEKLTKKKLYTTNENYHLHEVPNPLFAARKRLHSMAVGGH, encoded by the coding sequence ATGGAGGTAACAATACAAGATTTCTCGATTGAAGAGGCACTTCACTCGACACAGTATGTGCAGGTGAGAAAAAGGGTGTTTCGACAATGCATCGAGTCTTTGTTATATGAGGGAATTGTGACTCCTGGGACCCTGCAAGAGGGTGATCAGACGATTTATACGCTACATGGGCTTGATGAGGGTGATCTGCCTGTTCGCTATCGTTGCCAAGGGCGGAAGAGCGCTAGTTTTGGGCTTGTTCGTCTAGGGAAGGACCCCGTTACTCGTATTGTTTACGATCAAAGCGGAGTTGCCCAGCAAGAGTCAGAAGCGATATCCCTCACTCGTTTTTTAGTGGAAGTCTTCCGAATGAATACGGTAGATGAACAAAGACTGAAGCTATTTGCCAATGATTTGGAACAAACGTTGTTGAAGGATACTTTGTCCCAATACTATCGGGTACAAAATGATATTCGGATGCAGGGCAAATCGTATGATGAGCTGGAAGGTGATCTGATGGACGGTCACCCTTACCACCCCAGTTACAAATCACGCATTGGATTTACTTATGCGGATCATTTTGCCTATGGTCCTGAATTTAAGCAGGAAGTTCATTTTCTTTGGCTAGCGATACATAAGCAATATTCTCAAGTGTCCATTGATCAAGGGAGAAATTTTGATGATCTTCTCATAGAGGAAATAGGCAGGGAACCAAAAGAGGCCTTTCAGCAAATCATCGTCAATCATGGATGCGATCCTGATCAGTATGCCTTCGTGCCTGTTCATCCTTGGCAATGGCGTAATCATATCGTGCCTGGATTCCTGGACGATATCCATCGCAAAGAGATCATTGTGCTTGGCGTAGGCTCTGACGGTCATCGTCCACAACAATCCATCCGCACCTTTGCGAACAAAAGTAATCCGCATAAACCGTATCTGAAACTCTCGATCAACGTGGTGAATACCTCGGCGGCACGTCATCTCACTCCTCATTCACTGGCAAGTGCCCCTATTGTTTCGAGATGGCTCAAGGGGATTACGGACGCAGATTCGTATTTACGAGACGTGCAAAAGGTGATCATGCTCCAAGAGTTTGCAGCAGTGGCATACGATCCTCCCCCTGCTTCTGACCTGGTGGAAATGGTTACATTCGGAGTAATTGGGTGCATGTGGAGAGAAAGTCTCATCCCTCATCTCGAAGCGGGAGAGGAGGCGGCTCCTTACAACGTATTAGCGGCAGTTGAGGTGGATGGGGTGCCATTCATTGATCGTTGGCTAAGAGAGCAAGGGCTAGAGAATTGGCTTGTGCGATTATTGGAAAGCAGTGTGGTGCCGGTCGTTCATATACTTGTGAAACACGGGATTGCGATGGAAACCCATGCGCAGAATATGATCTTGGTGCACCGGGATGGTGTCCCTACTCGAGTAGCATTGAAGGATTTTCATGAAGATTTGATTTTTTGTCAACCGTTCTTGAGTGAGCCAGACAAATGCCCCAACTTCGCGGAAGTGCATGAATATTACGCAACGAAGCCCGATGATGTGATGTTTCACATGAATGACACAGCAACAGTCAGAGATTTGACATTAGAGACTTTATTTCTGATCAATCTGGGGCAACTCGCACGGCTTTTAGAAGAGCATTACGGATATGCCGAAGCGCGCTTCTGGGAGATGGCCGTTCAGGTATTGGAGGGTCACCAACAACGATTCCCGGAATTGGCGGAGCGATTTAAGCGATTTGATCTGTTTGTTCCAAGCGTGCAGGTAGAGAAATTGACCAAGAAAAAGCTATATACAACGAACGAGAACTATCATTTACATGAAGTTCCCAATCCTTTGTTTGCGGCAAGGAAGAGGCTTCATTCCATGGCTGTGGGAGGTCACTAG
- a CDS encoding IucA/IucC family protein: protein MFVVKHIAEHATMQSFLNCYLRETGRGEWINRTDEITKQLTKIIQPSSTGKYLHYELPHQGISLYVGVKYHSVTGRHLFHYPACYRSGDCTRFVQADYLTLAVLLIKELTLQHGEGAVPDELVLRMIQSCQSIEKFVRTRQSNAENLYGVEQSFIEAEQALLFGHLFHPTPKSQQGIPEAKQAQYAPECCGKFQLHLFAAHPSIVHENSGLKDSATQLLKDEFPSISDVDPSFSIVPIHPLQAEWLLEQVAVQSLIEKGLLLYLGPEGEEYMATSSLRTVYHPEKKYMLKLSVPIKVTNSLRINKLSEMEIGLEAKQLFETGIGEVSRKYPGFGFISDPAYITITLDQAKESGFEVILRDNPFMGSHAGQVTQIAALVQDPLPGYKSRLAMIIHHLAQKEGKALEVVSLKWFKRYVDISLKPMVWLYLTYGIGLEAHQQNSVVTLKDGYPDQFFYRDNQGYYFSESMQEILEAELPGIGKVSRNIYKDHLVDERITYYMIFNHMFGLINGFGTEGLIDEQILLAEMHEVLTEFLPMNRETSNFLENLLTREQLPCKANLLTRFYDLDELTQPEESSSVFVYIDNPLAKVKQTEKAGLHAFG, encoded by the coding sequence ATGTTTGTAGTCAAGCATATCGCAGAGCATGCAACGATGCAGAGCTTTCTCAATTGTTATCTCCGAGAAACAGGTAGAGGCGAGTGGATCAATCGGACAGACGAGATTACGAAGCAGCTAACGAAAATCATACAGCCGAGTTCAACAGGTAAATACCTTCATTACGAACTCCCGCATCAGGGGATTTCTCTCTATGTCGGTGTCAAATATCATTCGGTGACAGGCAGGCATCTGTTTCATTATCCAGCTTGCTACCGAAGTGGTGACTGTACTCGTTTCGTTCAGGCGGACTATTTGACATTAGCCGTTCTTTTGATTAAAGAACTGACGCTTCAGCATGGGGAAGGTGCAGTTCCAGATGAATTAGTCTTGCGTATGATTCAAAGCTGCCAAAGCATTGAGAAATTTGTTCGGACGCGCCAAAGTAACGCCGAAAATTTATATGGTGTGGAACAAAGTTTCATCGAAGCAGAGCAGGCACTTTTGTTCGGTCACTTGTTCCATCCAACCCCGAAGAGTCAGCAAGGAATTCCTGAGGCCAAGCAAGCGCAGTATGCACCGGAGTGTTGCGGGAAGTTTCAACTCCACTTATTTGCTGCCCATCCGTCGATTGTTCACGAAAATTCTGGGCTAAAAGATTCCGCTACGCAATTACTGAAGGATGAGTTTCCTTCGATATCTGATGTCGATCCATCGTTTTCAATCGTCCCGATTCATCCGCTACAAGCAGAATGGTTGCTTGAACAGGTAGCCGTACAATCCTTGATCGAGAAAGGGTTGCTTCTATACCTGGGGCCAGAGGGTGAGGAGTATATGGCGACATCATCCCTTCGAACGGTTTATCATCCTGAGAAGAAATACATGCTCAAGCTGTCTGTCCCAATCAAAGTGACGAATTCTTTACGCATTAACAAGTTAAGTGAGATGGAGATTGGTTTAGAGGCGAAGCAACTTTTTGAAACAGGGATCGGTGAAGTGAGTCGCAAGTATCCGGGTTTTGGCTTTATCTCTGATCCAGCTTACATCACGATCACGTTGGATCAAGCGAAAGAATCGGGATTTGAAGTGATCCTGCGTGATAATCCCTTTATGGGGAGTCATGCAGGGCAAGTCACACAAATCGCTGCACTCGTGCAAGATCCACTTCCTGGGTATAAGAGTAGGTTGGCAATGATCATTCATCATCTGGCACAAAAGGAAGGAAAGGCACTGGAAGTAGTTAGTTTGAAATGGTTTAAGCGGTATGTAGACATTTCATTGAAACCAATGGTATGGCTCTATCTAACGTACGGAATCGGCTTGGAAGCCCATCAACAGAATAGTGTGGTCACTCTCAAAGACGGATACCCCGATCAGTTCTTTTATCGTGATAATCAAGGCTATTATTTCTCAGAATCGATGCAAGAAATATTAGAGGCAGAATTGCCTGGGATTGGCAAGGTGAGCAGAAACATCTACAAAGACCATCTTGTAGACGAGCGAATCACCTATTACATGATTTTTAACCATATGTTTGGGCTCATTAATGGATTTGGAACGGAAGGATTAATTGATGAACAAATCTTATTGGCAGAGATGCATGAGGTTTTGACGGAGTTTTTACCTATGAATCGAGAGACATCAAATTTTCTAGAGAATCTACTTACGCGCGAACAGCTTCCGTGTAAGGCGAATCTGCTCACGCGCTTCTATGATCTGGATGAATTAACCCAACCGGAAGAGAGCTCATCGGTTTTTGTTTACATAGATAATCCTTTAGCAAAAGTAAAGCAGACCGAAAAGGCAGGGCTGCATGCTTTTGGATAG